The Oculatellaceae cyanobacterium genomic interval TTCCCTATTTTTACTAGAATCTCTACATAATGGGATGCAGCTTAAGGGGCAGATGGTTTATGTAGAAGAGCAAGAGGTGATATTTTTCCTGTGTTCTCTCTGGGTTACTGAAACTGAGACTTTGGGAGCTTTAAACGTTAAACTTAAAGACTTTGCAATTCACGACCCAATAGTTGACTTTCTGTTTTTGTTACAAGCAAAAGATACGGCATTAACAGATTCCAAAAAGTTGACAGAGGAACTAACCCAACAGCAGGAGGAATTGAACTCAGCATTGCAAATCCAAGCTGAACTGGTTAAGGCGGCTGAGGCGCAAGCACAAAAGTTAGAAAAAGCAATGATCGAGTTGCGGCAAGCTCAGGCACAACTAATTCAGACTGAAAAAATGTCAAGTCTAGGGCAATTGGTAGCAGGGGTAGCCCATGAAATTAACAACCCGATTAACTTTATACAGGGTAACATCAAACCCGCTAATGAATACATTCAAGACTTATTAGATCTAGTGCAACTTTATCAAGAGCAGTATCCCAATCTTACTCCAGAAATTAATCAAAAAATTGAAGAAATAGAGTTAGATTTTTTAATTGAAGACCTCCCAAAACTGATTTCTTCAATGCAAGTTGGGGCTGAACGTATCAGCGAAATTGTCAAATCTCTGCGTAATTTTTCCCGCCTTGATGAAGCGGAGATTAAAGCTGTAGATATCCATTCAGGCATTGAAAGTACGCTAATGATTTTACATAACCGTCTGAAAGCTACATCCGAGCATTCAACAATTGAGGTAGTTAAGGAGTACGGCGAGTTACCTCAAGTTGAGTGCTATGCAGGACAAATCAATCAAGTGTTTATGAATGTTATTGCTAATGCTATTGATGCACTAGAAGAAAATAATTTGAAGATTCCTAAAACTGAAAGAGCTGGGAAAAAAAGTGTGATCGCAATTCGTACAGAGGTTGTAGGATCTGATCGAGTAGCAATTCGGATTTCGGATAATGGAGCGGGAATGCCAGAAACAGTCAGAAACCGACTATTTGATCCGTTTTTTACGACTAAACCTGTAGGCAAAGGTACTGGTTTAGGTATGT includes:
- a CDS encoding ATP-binding protein, with the translated sequence MIPPYVSLSPALLAKLFPFHIAFNKNTEIVQAGEVLQRIAGESLVGSQLEQHFQVARPRVKIDFDAIKKQSRSLFLLESLHNGMQLKGQMVYVEEQEVIFFLCSLWVTETETLGALNVKLKDFAIHDPIVDFLFLLQAKDTALTDSKKLTEELTQQQEELNSALQIQAELVKAAEAQAQKLEKAMIELRQAQAQLIQTEKMSSLGQLVAGVAHEINNPINFIQGNIKPANEYIQDLLDLVQLYQEQYPNLTPEINQKIEEIELDFLIEDLPKLISSMQVGAERISEIVKSLRNFSRLDEAEIKAVDIHSGIESTLMILHNRLKATSEHSTIEVVKEYGELPQVECYAGQINQVFMNVIANAIDALEENNLKIPKTERAGKKSVIAIRTEVVGSDRVAIRISDNGAGMPETVRNRLFDPFFTTKPVGKGTGLGMSISYQIVTEKHSGSLQCISAPGEGTEFIIEIPIQQPDLMK